The Astatotilapia calliptera chromosome 14, fAstCal1.2, whole genome shotgun sequence genome includes a region encoding these proteins:
- the dhrs13b.2 gene encoding tapasin-related protein → MGLILNILIYLYLSAGVWSIQNPWLPCQFTDEHVFTNNEGHTETRLIHREAMLQFGQKEDAPVNPNAITLLITGSKLDLRRYVEGVEEEQLECELRRYSTEGIYVRWPVMGALEYNRWFLCTLRHSRGLFTVTGFLRHPSDQPPPGEQDYRKWPPIPDREVLTTTVAMVIKTKTPSVKAGLMSQQKLHCQFDVDHKGANITVEWHWQHRGERNKLFSYTSRTGHTQGSGVGLKALATGDATYTLPLSKMSSEGTYICSVSVNPLFGNVDINLHIEEPPRVSLNVGPTFSLQEGQEQKVVCEANSYYPLDVEIVWYEQDPAASGQRVGAPLPKVLDNILLSSHKHNQDRTYSLSAFFYLKASLRQSGKQFTCSVSHHSLKVPIKKSFILNVEEPGSWMFNIVLGLIVILLVILFVMLRYLHSVRKRAVEKKPY, encoded by the exons ATGGGTTTAATCTTAAATATCCTTATTTACTTGTATCTAAGTGCAG GTGTGTGGAGTATCCAGAACCCGTGGCTGCCCTGTCAGTTCACTGACGAACATGTGTTTACTAATAATGAGGGGCACACTGAGACTCGACTCATCCACAGAGAGGCTATGCTGCAATTTGGTCAGAAAGAAGATGCTCCTGTTAACCCAAACGCCATCACTTTATTAATCACTG GATCAAAGTTGGACCTGAGGCGGTATGTGGAGGGGGTGGAGGAAGAGCAGCTGGAGTGTGAGCTACGCAGATACAGCACAGAGGGCATTTATGTCCGCTGGCCTGTCATGGGCGCCCTAGAGTACAACCGCTGGTTCCTCTGTACCCTCAGACACAGCAGGGGCCTCTTTACAGTCACTGGTTTCCTCAGGCACCCCTCTGACCAGCCTCCCCCAGGAGAGCAGGACTACCGCAAATGGCCCCCCATCCCTGACAGAGAGGTTCTCACCACCACAG TCGCCATGGTCATCAAAACAAAGACTCCTTCAGTGAAAGCAGGCCTGATGTCCCAGCAAAAGCTCCACTGCCAGTTTGacgttgaccacaagggtgccAACATCACTGTGGAGTGGCACTGGCAGCACCGGGGAGAGAGGAATAAACTCTTCAGCTACACCAGCCGCACCGGGCACACCCAGGGGAGCGGCGTTGGGCTGAAGGCTCTGGCGACTGGCGATGCCACCTACACCCTCCCCCTGTCTAAGATGAGCAGTGAAGGGACCTACATTTGTTCAGTGTCAGTGAATCCACTGTTTGGCAATGTGGACATAAATCTGCACATCGAAG AGCCTCCTCGTGTCTCCCTCAATGTGGGACCCACCTTCTCACTGCAGGAGGGCCAGGAGCAGAAAGTTGTGTGTGAGGCAAACAGCTATTACCCCCTGGATGTGGAGATAGTTTGGTACGAGCAGGACCCGGCAGCGTCAGGCCAGAGGGTTGGTGCTCCTCTGCCCAAGGTACTGGATAACATCCTACTGTCCAGCCACAAACATAACCAGGACAGGACCTACTCGCTGTCAGCTTTCTTCTACCTCAAGGCTTCGCTCAGGCAGTCTGGCAAACAGTTTACTTGCAGTGTCTCTCATCACTCCCTGAAAGTGCCCATCAAAAAGAGCTTCATTCTGAATGTGGAAG AGCCAGGGAGCTGGATGTTTAACATTGTTCTTGGTTTGATTGTAATCCTGTTGGTCATCCTGTTTGTAATGCTGCGCTACCTGCACTCAG TAAGGAAAAGGGCAGTAGAG AAGAAGCCATACTGA